The segment TTGACCAATTCaaaaattagtaattaaaagaattaaccCTCCCTCTGATTTtgctaacataattttttatctagagTAAATTCTTAATGTGTTTTATGATATATTTGAAggtgtgataaatattatttttcaaaatacttatcgtttggaaatatattaaaataatatttttttcttgaaaaatttatttttaatatcaacacattaaaattattaaaaaatacttaaaaaaattaatttaaaactaaaataataaaaaaaaaatctcaaatgcaTAGCGGGATTGCAATGTAAAACAGAACCTTAGTATatttagtgattttttaaattgattatcaATTTGAACACTAAAGGgtgcaaataaaaaaagctgAGGGCTGAAATGGAATATTTATGTTTACTGGGACAGTGAATTTCAAGGCATTCTAGATATTTGGTATATGTAATGGTaatgtagaaaaaataaaagagaggaaCAGTGGGGGAAGGCAGATACGATAAGACCAGAGAAAAGGGAAGAtgcaatgaaaatgaaaagaaaaaacgagGTGGGTTCCTTGCACCCAACGCATCTTTATGGCTTATTTTAATATAGGTTTGGGTTCGGAACTAGGCTTGGTTTTTGTAGACTTTCTCTTTGTGTGAGGATAAGAACGACCACTCTCTCATTCAAGAACCCCCGTGTAATTTCTCCCAGCCGCCTCCATTTCTCAAAGACCCAAAGGCCTTCTCCCTTCTTTTCTTAGCACCCGACACAAACTCAACACACCTACATACACACCCACAAAaactctccctccctctctctctctctctgtcccTGCTTAGTACAAACCAAGAAGaagtttcattattttcttcaatctcTCTAAGGCCAGGTCGATCATTATCTTTTTAGTCATTCAAGCTGGCGATCGAAAACCAAGAAACCACTATTAAGCCCAAGAACAGAAGAATAATGGTAATGCCTTTGCTTTCTTTTGAgctcttcatcttcttttctgtttctttttcccGGATTTGAAACACtggtttatttgttttcatttgctttttaaaatgtcatTGGAATTCATTTTGTGGAAAATGCATCTCACTTCACTTGGTGAATGGAGTTTTAGTACAACAGTAGTTGGTTCTTCTTTGTTGTCTGCTTGAAAGATTCTTActtttcttcctttcctttttctttttaatactaACAATCTGTTTGTGTTGAATTGTGTAGGGAGCTGGAGGACCTGATGATGAGGACCACAGGTGGCCGCCATGGCTAAAACCTTTGTTGCGCGAGAGATTCTTTGTTCAATGTAAGATGCACGCTGATTCACACAAGAGTGAATGCAACATGTATTGTTTGGATTGTATGAATGGTGCTCTTTGCTCTCTCTGCCTTGCCTACCACAAGGATCACCGTGCTATTCAGGTAATTCAATTGTTTTCCCAATTTTGTATTTGTGTTTTTACTCATTCTTGTCAGTGTTTTGATTTTGGTCCTGGATTTTTCTTCCTCCCTTcctcccttctttttttctgttttgttttgtaaggTTTGTTTTTCACTTTCCTATTCTGGGACTGAAAGAATCCCTctgttttcttacttttttttggaCATTGTAAAtccaatatattaaatttgtttttatttccatATATAGTGGATGAGTGAAGatgattttctttaaatttgttattcAAAATCTCAACTCAATCTAGTCAATTGAATGCAGATTTTaccttttcaaaattaaaactttcctttttttccctacATTTTCTGAACACCCAAATAGACAAATTTGGCCATTGGTGAAAtcctttcttctattttttttttaaatgggatTCCCATGTCCTGCAAAATCTCATTTGgctttgcatttttttcattctgaacagttacaaaaacaaaaaaagtatcATGAGCTTCACATGGTCTTCTAACACTCTGTCTCTTAATGTTTCTTTGTGAATGTACAGATAAGGAGGTCCTCATACCATGATGTGATAAGGGTTTCTGAAATACAGAAGGTGCTAGACATCACTGGTGTCCAAACTTATGTTATCAACAGTGCTAGAGTTGTGTTTTTGAACGAGAGGCCTCAGCCAAGGCCTGGAAAAGGTGTAACCAACACTTGCGAGGTCTGCGAGCGCAGCCTCCTCGATTCCTTCCGCTTCTGCTCTCTTGGGTGCAAGGTATAATTACGTTGtcccaaatttttatttttcatcttttccctTTCGTTTACGGAGAAAGTTTTGGGAAAGGAATGGGGATATGAGATTCAgacccacccacccacccacccacaatgttatttttcttggtcAGCAAGCATTCTGAAAATTCcacttaattgaattttatgctGGTGCTGGGTGGTTACAGCCTTCAGGAAGTTGACTTTTCTCGTTGTACCGAGGGGGCAATGAGAAGGCAATGTGGGCGTTGAAAATTCCATTTCCTTTCCCGCAATTTTCTCACCGATCTTGGATTTCTAGTATTTTGAATTTGCTTCTAGTACTTACTAGTTTCTGCATCATAACATGAAACATCTTCTCAGTTGAATAATGTATAAATGGGGTAGTATGTATTAATGTTTGTTGGGTATCTATGGCAGATTGTTGGTACATCAAAGAACTTCCAGAAGAGGAAGAAACAACAAATGTCCATGGCATCGGATTCGGAGGACTCttatagcagcagcagcagtcaTGGGCAGTACATGAAGACGAAGAAGAACAACAATGACAACAAAGTGCAGAGCTTCTCCCCCTCCACACCACCTCCAACACCTGCTAGTCACCGGGCAGCAAAGCGAAGAAAGGGAATCCCCCACCGAGCCCCA is part of the Populus nigra chromosome 8, ddPopNigr1.1, whole genome shotgun sequence genome and harbors:
- the LOC133702087 gene encoding protein RGF1 INDUCIBLE TRANSCRIPTION FACTOR 1-like encodes the protein MGAGGPDDEDHRWPPWLKPLLRERFFVQCKMHADSHKSECNMYCLDCMNGALCSLCLAYHKDHRAIQIRRSSYHDVIRVSEIQKVLDITGVQTYVINSARVVFLNERPQPRPGKGVTNTCEVCERSLLDSFRFCSLGCKIVGTSKNFQKRKKQQMSMASDSEDSYSSSSSHGQYMKTKKNNNDNKVQSFSPSTPPPTPASHRAAKRRKGIPHRAPMGGLIIEY